In one Xyrauchen texanus isolate HMW12.3.18 chromosome 18, RBS_HiC_50CHRs, whole genome shotgun sequence genomic region, the following are encoded:
- the LOC127659136 gene encoding uncharacterized protein C3orf38-like isoform X1: MSKLSVKEESGCRRLLTMLPKDDLLALKDTVTNRLIAVESAEEAVQAIITYSQDAEELLKRKKVHRDVIFKYLANEGVAMPPNAQKYNLVRRTLELWSSEEMPKPKSENNAAFSSDKTADGLSDLAALGKEFCQWFFCLFNSQNTTQVQPVQNWGPQRFWQDVRLRLLLHAGEQRVEEFNGAELVSRRLHALVGEERLLFCPNLEGLGLKCVSSPHGFVLVAVAGTIHRDSVWLGIFEQAFGLIRSPLDSNRWKIKFVNVKVEAQSAITDRHLPVITYDSNELLSLCN, translated from the exons ATGTCAAAGTTGTCGGTGAAAGAGGAAAGTGGCTGTAGAAGACTGTTGACAATGTTGCCCAAGGATGACTTGCTGGCCCTTAAAGATACAGTAACGAATCGTCTGATAGCTGTAGAGAGTGCAGAAG aggcaGTCCAAGCCATCATAACTTACTCTCAGGATGCAGAGGAGCTGCTTAAGAGGAAGAAGGTGCACCGTGATGTCATTTTTAAGTATCTTGCCAATGAAGGAGTTGCTATGCCTCCAAATGCTCAGAAATATAATCTGGTCAGGAGGACCCTTGAGTTGTGGTCATCCGAGGAG ATGCCAAAGCCAAAAAGTGAGAATAATGCAGCTTTTTCTTCAGACAAGACTGCAGATGGTCTGTCAGACCTTGCAGCTTTGGGAAAAGAGTTTTGCCAGTGGTTCTTCTGTCTTTTCAACTCTCAGAACACCACACAAGTGCAGCCGGTGCAGAACTGGGGTCCTCAGCGTTTCTGGCAGGATGTGAGACTTCGGCTTCTGTTACATGCTGGAGAACAGCGTGTTGAAGAGTTCAATGGGGCAGAGTTGGTCAGCAGGCGGCTTCATGCTCTTGTAGGAGAAGAACGTCTGTTGTTCTGCCCGAACTTAGAGGGTCTTGGGTTAAAGTGTGTATCTTCACCTCATGGATTTGTATTAGTGGCTGTGGCTGGGACCATCCACCGTGACAGTGTCTGGCTCGGGATTTTTGAGCAAGCGTTTGGGCTCATTCGCTCACCGCTGGACAGTAACCGTTGGAAGATAAAGTTTGTGAATGTTAAAGTAGAAGCACAAAGTGCCATCACTGACAGACATTTACCAGTAATTACATATGACTCAAATGAGTTGCTGAGCCTTTGCAATTGA
- the LOC127659136 gene encoding uncharacterized protein C3orf38-like isoform X2, whose amino-acid sequence MSKLSVKEESGCRRLLTMLPKDDLLALKDTVTNRLIAVESAEEAVQAIITYSQDAEELLKRKKVHRDVIFKYLANEGVAMPPNAQKYNLVRRTLELWSSEENTTQVQPVQNWGPQRFWQDVRLRLLLHAGEQRVEEFNGAELVSRRLHALVGEERLLFCPNLEGLGLKCVSSPHGFVLVAVAGTIHRDSVWLGIFEQAFGLIRSPLDSNRWKIKFVNVKVEAQSAITDRHLPVITYDSNELLSLCN is encoded by the exons ATGTCAAAGTTGTCGGTGAAAGAGGAAAGTGGCTGTAGAAGACTGTTGACAATGTTGCCCAAGGATGACTTGCTGGCCCTTAAAGATACAGTAACGAATCGTCTGATAGCTGTAGAGAGTGCAGAAG aggcaGTCCAAGCCATCATAACTTACTCTCAGGATGCAGAGGAGCTGCTTAAGAGGAAGAAGGTGCACCGTGATGTCATTTTTAAGTATCTTGCCAATGAAGGAGTTGCTATGCCTCCAAATGCTCAGAAATATAATCTGGTCAGGAGGACCCTTGAGTTGTGGTCATCCGAGGAG AACACCACACAAGTGCAGCCGGTGCAGAACTGGGGTCCTCAGCGTTTCTGGCAGGATGTGAGACTTCGGCTTCTGTTACATGCTGGAGAACAGCGTGTTGAAGAGTTCAATGGGGCAGAGTTGGTCAGCAGGCGGCTTCATGCTCTTGTAGGAGAAGAACGTCTGTTGTTCTGCCCGAACTTAGAGGGTCTTGGGTTAAAGTGTGTATCTTCACCTCATGGATTTGTATTAGTGGCTGTGGCTGGGACCATCCACCGTGACAGTGTCTGGCTCGGGATTTTTGAGCAAGCGTTTGGGCTCATTCGCTCACCGCTGGACAGTAACCGTTGGAAGATAAAGTTTGTGAATGTTAAAGTAGAAGCACAAAGTGCCATCACTGACAGACATTTACCAGTAATTACATATGACTCAAATGAGTTGCTGAGCCTTTGCAATTGA